One part of the Bradyrhizobium sp. CB1650 genome encodes these proteins:
- a CDS encoding ABC transporter substrate-binding protein, which yields MSIRIAGAAAVAAAIVALHAGAALAQKKYDTGASDTEIKVGNLMPYSGPGSAYGVIGQVQAAYFKMINDKGGINGRKINFISYDDAYSPPKAVEQVRKLVESDDVLLVFDPLGTANNTAIQKYLNAKKIPQLFVAAGATKFNDPKNFPWTTGWQPSYQSEAHAYAKYILKAKPSAKVAVFFQNDDLGKDYLKGLKDRLGAKIIAEESYETTEPTIDSHIVKLKATGADTLVNISSPKFAAQAIKKIAEVDWKPLHILSNVSASVGSVIKPAGFENAQGIISATYLKDPADPQWDNDPGMKAFQGFLSKYYPEGNKRDILLMTGYALAETLAQTLKQCGDGLTRENVMKQAASLKDWRTEALLPGIYVNTSPTDFAPITQLQLMRFGGEKWELFGDVINGDTAD from the coding sequence ATGTCGATAAGGATCGCCGGGGCGGCCGCCGTCGCGGCAGCCATCGTCGCGCTTCACGCAGGCGCAGCACTTGCCCAAAAGAAATACGACACCGGCGCGAGCGATACGGAGATCAAGGTCGGCAATCTCATGCCGTACAGTGGCCCAGGATCAGCGTATGGCGTCATTGGCCAGGTTCAGGCCGCCTACTTCAAGATGATCAACGACAAGGGCGGCATCAACGGTCGCAAGATCAACTTCATCAGCTATGACGATGCGTACTCGCCGCCGAAGGCAGTGGAGCAGGTCCGAAAGCTGGTTGAGAGCGATGACGTTTTGCTCGTGTTCGATCCGCTGGGCACGGCCAACAACACCGCCATCCAGAAATACTTGAACGCCAAGAAGATCCCGCAGCTCTTCGTCGCGGCCGGCGCGACCAAGTTTAACGACCCCAAGAACTTTCCCTGGACCACGGGTTGGCAGCCCTCCTACCAGAGCGAGGCGCATGCCTACGCGAAGTACATTCTGAAGGCGAAGCCAAGCGCCAAGGTCGCCGTATTCTTCCAGAATGACGATCTCGGAAAGGACTACCTGAAGGGCCTCAAGGACAGGCTCGGTGCCAAGATCATCGCGGAGGAAAGCTACGAGACGACCGAGCCGACGATCGACAGTCACATCGTCAAGCTCAAGGCGACGGGTGCCGACACGCTGGTCAACATCAGCTCCCCGAAGTTTGCAGCCCAGGCAATCAAGAAGATCGCCGAAGTCGACTGGAAGCCGCTGCACATCCTGAGCAACGTCTCGGCCTCCGTCGGCAGCGTGATCAAACCTGCCGGCTTCGAGAACGCGCAAGGCATCATCTCGGCCACCTACCTGAAGGACCCGGCGGATCCGCAGTGGGACAATGACCCCGGAATGAAGGCGTTTCAGGGCTTTCTGAGCAAGTACTATCCGGAAGGCAACAAACGCGACATATTGCTGATGACCGGCTACGCGCTTGCGGAGACACTGGCACAGACGTTGAAGCAATGCGGTGACGGTCTCACCCGCGAGAACGTCATGAAACAGGCTGCGAGCCTGAAGGACTGGCGCACCGAGGCGCTGTTGCCGGGCATCTACGTCAACACGTCGCCGACCGACTTCGCTCCGATCACCCAACTTCAACTCATGCGCTTTGGCGGCGAAAAGTGGGAGCTGTTTGGAGACGTGATCAACGGGGATACGGCCGATTGA
- a CDS encoding LLM class flavin-dependent oxidoreductase gives MKKIGFLSFGHWTSSPQVQTRSAADTLLQSIELAVAAEELGADGAYFRVHHFARQLASPFPLLAAVGARTRRIEIGTAVIDMRYENPLYMVEDAGSADLIAGGRLQLGISRGSPEQVIDGWRYFGYRPAEGQSDADMGRRHAEVFLDLLRGEGFAEPNPQPMFPNPPGLLRLEPHSEGLRERIWWGAGSNATAVWAAKLGMNLQSSTLKNDETGEAFHVQQAAQIRAYRAAWKAAGHSREPRVSVSRSIFALVDDRDRAYFGGGREEEDQIGFIDPRTRAIFGRSYAAEPDILIEQLRKDEAIAEADTLLLTVPNQLGVAYCAHAIEAILTQVAPALGWR, from the coding sequence ATGAAGAAGATCGGATTCCTGTCCTTCGGACACTGGACGTCCTCGCCGCAGGTGCAGACCCGCTCGGCCGCGGACACGCTGCTGCAATCGATCGAGCTCGCCGTGGCAGCGGAAGAGCTCGGCGCGGACGGCGCCTATTTCCGTGTCCATCACTTCGCGCGCCAGCTTGCGTCGCCCTTTCCCCTGCTCGCCGCCGTCGGCGCCAGGACCCGCCGCATCGAGATCGGCACGGCCGTGATCGACATGCGCTACGAGAACCCGCTCTACATGGTGGAGGACGCAGGTAGCGCAGATCTGATCGCCGGCGGGCGGCTGCAGCTCGGCATCAGCCGCGGCTCGCCCGAGCAGGTGATCGATGGCTGGCGCTATTTCGGCTATCGGCCGGCCGAGGGCCAGAGCGACGCCGACATGGGCCGGCGCCACGCCGAAGTCTTTCTCGACCTGTTGCGCGGCGAAGGTTTTGCCGAGCCCAATCCGCAGCCGATGTTTCCAAATCCGCCGGGGCTGCTGCGGCTCGAACCGCATTCCGAAGGCCTGCGCGAGCGGATCTGGTGGGGTGCCGGCTCGAACGCCACTGCCGTCTGGGCTGCCAAGCTCGGCATGAACCTGCAGAGCTCGACGCTGAAGAACGATGAGACCGGCGAAGCCTTCCATGTGCAGCAGGCAGCCCAGATCCGCGCCTATCGCGCCGCGTGGAAGGCGGCCGGCCACAGCCGCGAGCCGCGCGTCTCCGTCAGCCGCAGCATTTTCGCGCTGGTCGACGATCGCGATCGCGCCTATTTCGGCGGCGGTCGCGAAGAGGAGGACCAGATCGGCTTCATCGATCCGCGGACGCGCGCGATCTTCGGCCGCAGCTATGCCGCCGAGCCCGACATCCTCATCGAGCAGCTACGAAAGGACGAGGCGATCGCCGAAGCGGACACTCTTCTGCTGACCGTGCCCAACCAGTTGGGCGTCGCCTACTGCGCCCATGCGATCGAGGCGATTCTGACCCAGGTGGCGCCGGCGCTGGGATGGCGATGA
- a CDS encoding TetR/AcrR family transcriptional regulator has product MSNSRKEMPEPMIPATAKGAAMRERLLSAAGAVFGRKGYEATRVEDIVKAAKTSYGNFYRHFRNKDEVLLAVLRPLVDELYSASKRGNGRSFRATEAEFVENTIAYFKAYARHRKLLRLMREAAARGEKSTFFSLYQSERSRFLRRTATWLTRLQSLGEIDKEFEPETAAEALGGMMEQIAYIKLDLAARAPSSEEIELIAMHCAKIWYRGVFGPRRPNSELEPGLIESGG; this is encoded by the coding sequence ATGTCGAACTCGCGCAAGGAAATGCCGGAGCCAATGATCCCAGCGACGGCCAAGGGGGCAGCCATGCGCGAACGACTGCTGTCGGCTGCTGGCGCCGTGTTTGGCCGCAAAGGGTACGAAGCCACGCGCGTGGAGGACATCGTCAAGGCCGCCAAGACGTCCTACGGAAACTTCTACCGACACTTCCGCAACAAAGACGAAGTGCTGCTCGCGGTGCTGCGTCCTCTGGTGGACGAGCTTTACTCCGCCAGCAAGCGAGGGAACGGCCGGTCGTTCCGAGCTACGGAAGCCGAGTTCGTTGAAAACACGATCGCATACTTCAAGGCTTACGCCAGGCATCGGAAATTATTGCGCCTCATGCGAGAGGCTGCCGCCCGCGGCGAAAAATCGACGTTCTTTTCGCTCTACCAAAGCGAGCGGAGCCGGTTCTTACGACGCACAGCGACGTGGCTCACTCGCCTGCAGAGCCTTGGTGAAATCGACAAGGAATTCGAACCTGAAACAGCCGCCGAGGCCCTCGGCGGCATGATGGAGCAAATCGCATACATCAAGCTCGATCTCGCAGCGAGAGCACCAAGCAGCGAGGAAATCGAACTTATCGCGATGCATTGCGCAAAGATCTGGTACCGCGGCGTATTCGGTCCGCGGCGGCCGAACTCTGAGTTGGAACCAGGGCTCATTGAAAGCGGCGGTTGA
- a CDS encoding NADPH:quinone oxidoreductase family protein: protein MRAVVVDNYDRIENITIRNVAKPELAAGLVRVRIQAAAVGFVDGLKVQGLYQTKDPLPFTPGSEFAGVVDEAASDVTDFAPGTPVIGMVRNGGLAQYVCAPVADLFVRPNGMEPEAGASFFANYLTALYALSARAKLRSGETLLVLGAAGGVGIAAVQVGKLLGARVIAAASTEEKRQFAIKFGADASLDYTREGWRDELGELTGGHGADVIYDPVGGELSLQAFRSIAWNGRHLVIGFASGTIPALKFNLPLLKGGALLGVDLAQIGRREPEVRDQVIAQLFTWLSEKTLVPVVGRVFAFERFHEAFAAMTTRSALGKMVVRID, encoded by the coding sequence ATGAGAGCTGTTGTCGTCGACAACTACGATCGCATCGAAAACATCACCATCAGGAACGTGGCCAAGCCGGAGTTGGCGGCAGGCTTGGTCCGAGTTCGAATCCAGGCAGCCGCCGTCGGTTTCGTGGACGGCTTGAAAGTGCAGGGCCTGTACCAGACCAAGGACCCCCTGCCGTTTACGCCAGGCTCGGAGTTTGCGGGTGTCGTCGACGAGGCGGCTTCCGATGTCACGGACTTCGCGCCGGGCACGCCGGTCATCGGGATGGTCAGAAATGGCGGCCTCGCGCAGTATGTTTGCGCCCCGGTCGCGGACCTTTTCGTGAGGCCAAATGGCATGGAGCCCGAGGCGGGTGCCTCGTTTTTCGCCAATTATCTCACGGCACTTTACGCGCTCAGCGCGCGGGCAAAGCTGCGGAGCGGCGAGACACTTCTGGTCTTGGGAGCTGCCGGCGGGGTTGGAATAGCTGCCGTTCAGGTTGGAAAGCTGCTGGGCGCGCGCGTCATTGCGGCAGCGTCGACGGAGGAGAAGCGACAGTTTGCAATCAAATTCGGCGCGGACGCGAGCCTGGACTACACGCGTGAAGGCTGGCGCGACGAACTCGGCGAGCTGACGGGCGGTCATGGCGCGGATGTGATCTATGACCCCGTCGGCGGAGAGTTGAGCCTGCAAGCGTTCCGTTCGATTGCGTGGAATGGCCGGCATCTGGTGATCGGGTTTGCTTCAGGGACCATTCCGGCGCTGAAGTTCAATTTGCCCCTTCTAAAGGGAGGAGCGCTCCTGGGCGTTGATCTCGCCCAGATCGGCCGTCGTGAACCGGAAGTGCGGGATCAGGTGATTGCTCAACTCTTCACCTGGCTAAGCGAGAAGACGCTTGTTCCTGTCGTGGGAAGGGTTTTCGCGTTTGAGAGATTCCACGAAGCATTCGCAGCGATGACGACGCGCTCGGCCCTCGGAAAGATGGTTGTCCGGATCGATTGA